One window of the Xenopus tropicalis strain Nigerian chromosome 10, UCB_Xtro_10.0, whole genome shotgun sequence genome contains the following:
- the bcas4 gene encoding breast carcinoma-amplified sequence 4: MSRDGERRMKDRLWGSASCFSSNPESLHSFAGRQMREKGGSRDPGGEREGEAAGRRRENQEVQQGYTEAPIASGVLQESGVLKESGVLQESGVLQESGVLQESGVQERNEVVEKNGLQKQKGVQHSIGVKKVLGNRGEGKDMMLREVTAQRFSGVQESGEQVEADLLGDYRVQDRIGVQGGIEVQKANEVQWDVEVQKEPEAQKQGKSVNHTVIGVQGDGGLGEVDREAWGQGVEGVQGVEGVQGVEGVPGVEGVQGVEGVPGVEGVQGVEGVPGVEGLQRDRVQEDAEEQVAQEQVAVGEIPVGDTGRQQGATLPITEERESGPVHRHGAVPSNQQYSLILTADSITQVEELEDSIEEMLVRLDEFCAMMDMIRSETFHIMEDKIPEIKFKAEEMNRIYTRVDKLEAFVKMVGHHVSFMEEELTQAENRYLPFPQVLHKIVKGTPTFLWKTGPKKQHTYELPKMYRTEDYFPTTSTHPKNPT; the protein is encoded by the exons ATGAGCCGAGATGGAGAGCGGAGGATGAAGGACCGGCTCTGGGGCTCGGCCAGCTGCTTTTCTTCCAACCCGGAATCTCTGCACAGCTTTGCGGGCAGACAAATGAGGGAGAAGGGTGGTAGCAGGGACCCTGGGGGAGAGCGGGAGGGGGAGGCGGCAGGGAGGAGACGTGAGAACCAGgaagtgcagcagggttatacagAGGCGCCCATAGCTAGTGGGGTGCTGCAAGAGAGTGGGGTGCTGAAAGAGAGTGGGGTGCTGCAAGAGAGTGGGGTGCTGCAAGAGAGTGGGGTGCTGCAAGAGAGTGGGGTGCAGGAAAGGAATGAGGTGGTGGAAAAGAACGGTTTGCAGAAACAGAAAGGGGTGCAACATAGTATTGGTGTTAAGAAGGTGCTGGGAAATAGGGGAGAGGGGAAGGATATGATGTTAAGGGAGGTAACTGCACAGAGATTTAGTGGGGTGCAAGAGAGTGGGGAGCAGGTGGAGGCAGATTTGCTGGGAGATTATAGGGTGCAGGATAGGATTGGGGTGCAGGGAGGGATAGAGGTACAGAAGGCTAATGAGGTGCAATGGGATGTTGAGGTTCAGAAAGAGCCAGAGGCACAGAAACAGGGAAAGAGTGTTAATCACAcagttataggggtgcagggaGATGGGGGGCTGGGAGAGGTAGACAGAGAAGCTTGGGGGCAGGGAGTTGAAGGGGTACAGGGAGTTGAAGGGGTACAGGGAGTTGAAGGGGTACCGGGAGTTGAAGGGGTACAGGGAGTTGAAGGGGTACCGGGAGTTGAAGGGGTACAGGGAGTTGAAGGGGTACCGGGAGTTGAAGGGCTGCAGAGGGATAGGGTGCAGGAAGATGCTGAGGAGCAGGTCGCACAGGAACAAGTCGCGGTTGGAGAGATTCCAGTTGGGGACACGGGGAGGCAGCAGGGGGCGACTCTTCCCATTACAGAGGAGAGGGAATCTGGGCCAGTACATAGGCACGGCGCTGTACCCAGCAACCAGCAGTATTCTCTCATCCTTACAGCAGACAGTATCACACAG GTGGAAGAGTTGGAAGATTCCATAGAGGAGATGCTGGTGAGGCTGGATGAGTTCTGCGCAATGATGGACATG ATACGAAGTGAAACTTTCCATATCATGGAAGATAAAATCCCAGAGATCAAGTTCAAAGCAGAAGAAATGAACAGAATATACACACGAGTAGATAAACTGGAG GCGTTTGTGAAGATGGTTGGGCACCATGTTTCTTTTATGGAGGAGGAGCTAACGCAAGCAGAGAACCGGTACCTGCCTTTCCCACAAGTCCTTCATAAAATTGTAAAAGGGACTCCTACATTTTTATGG AAAACTGGGCCAAAAAAGCAGCATACATATGAACTTCCAAAGATGTACAGGACAGAAGACTACTTTCCTACCACTTCTACCCATCCAAAAAACCCCACGTGA